One window of the Leptolyngbya iicbica LK genome contains the following:
- a CDS encoding amino acid ABC transporter ATP-binding protein, with protein sequence MTQFQTETVPASSQAGEPVIVAQDVEKWYDNGFHVLKGVSMNVYKGEVLVVMGPSGSGKSTFIRTFNALEPYQKGSIEVDGIKISHDLKNIETIRREVGMVFQQFNLFPHLTVLQNVTLAPIWVRHWPKAKAQEVAMQLLERVGILEQAQKFPGQLSGGQQQRVAIARSLAMQPKVMLFDEPTSALDPEMVREVLDVMRQLATEGMTMVCVTHEVGFAREVADRVVLMDGGYLVEENTPEAFFNNPQEDRTKKFLSQIL encoded by the coding sequence ATGACTCAGTTTCAAACCGAGACCGTTCCAGCTAGCAGTCAGGCTGGCGAACCTGTAATTGTGGCGCAGGACGTGGAGAAATGGTACGACAACGGTTTCCACGTGCTCAAAGGCGTCAGCATGAACGTTTATAAGGGCGAAGTGCTGGTGGTAATGGGGCCGTCGGGTTCGGGTAAGTCCACCTTTATCCGTACCTTCAACGCGCTGGAGCCTTATCAAAAGGGCAGCATTGAGGTCGATGGCATCAAGATTTCCCACGACTTAAAAAATATTGAAACCATTCGCCGCGAAGTCGGCATGGTATTTCAGCAGTTCAACCTGTTTCCCCACTTAACGGTGCTGCAAAACGTCACCCTGGCACCCATCTGGGTGCGCCACTGGCCAAAAGCCAAAGCGCAAGAAGTGGCGATGCAACTGTTAGAGCGGGTCGGCATTTTAGAGCAGGCGCAGAAATTTCCTGGTCAGCTCTCCGGCGGCCAGCAGCAGCGGGTGGCGATCGCCCGTTCGCTAGCGATGCAGCCCAAGGTCATGCTGTTTGACGAGCCGACTTCTGCCCTGGACCCCGAGATGGTGCGGGAAGTGCTGGACGTGATGCGCCAGCTCGCCACCGAAGGGATGACGATGGTCTGTGTGACTCACGAAGTCGGCTTTGCGCGGGAGGTGGCCGATCGCGTGGTGCTGATGGATGGCGGCTATTTGGTAGAGGAAAATACGCCCGAAGCCTTCTTCAACAATCCGCAAGAAGACCGGACGAAGAAATTCCTGTCGCAGATTCTCTAA
- a CDS encoding amino acid ABC transporter permease gives MTTTTPDNMSTAPEVKRLGAGEWLKKNLFSDWFNSILTIVVVSILGYGLFSMFKWAVTVAQWVVIPNNIGLFMSGLYPTDQYWRIWILLGLMCALSGLSWGVLARNLPKLFSRNVLIGFGVVAAGFVIFPPTRPSSPKLLLMVAIVAAMAWAGRSLGQRVSGIGAWISSLWFVAYFISIWLIGGGPFSQTLLAGLIALVVSLVVGWVLSSKLVPIINERGQKGGEIVATVLSSAAAVALLFVLPGILFQYLIPPVAWVVAIAVAAGLLGLVVFIIPRSYQLTFWVFALGFIITFAILRLVLGFVGFSFEPVSTNDWGGLVLTLLMAVSGISLCFPLGVILALGRRSSLPVVKWMSIAYIELIRGVPLIAILFMGQVMIPLFLPEGMRPDRVLRAIIGLTIFSAAYLAENVRAGLQAVPRGQGEAAASLGLNTPLTLSLIVLPQALKTAIPAIVGQFISLFQDTTLLAIVGLAELLGISRSILANPSYLGRYAEVYLFIGIIYWFFCYAMSLGSRKIEEKLNTGH, from the coding sequence ATGACCACAACGACACCTGACAATATGTCAACCGCTCCTGAAGTCAAACGCCTGGGCGCTGGGGAGTGGCTAAAGAAGAATTTATTTAGCGACTGGTTCAACAGCATCTTGACCATTGTGGTGGTCTCGATTTTGGGCTATGGCCTGTTCAGCATGTTCAAATGGGCGGTGACAGTGGCCCAGTGGGTCGTCATTCCCAACAATATCGGTCTGTTTATGTCGGGTTTATATCCGACTGACCAGTATTGGCGCATCTGGATTTTGCTGGGTTTGATGTGTGCCCTATCTGGCTTGTCTTGGGGCGTCTTGGCCCGCAATCTGCCCAAGCTCTTTAGCCGCAATGTCTTGATTGGCTTTGGGGTCGTGGCGGCAGGATTTGTGATTTTTCCGCCGACGCGCCCGAGTAGTCCGAAGTTGTTGCTAATGGTGGCGATTGTTGCCGCGATGGCCTGGGCCGGTCGCAGCTTGGGACAGCGAGTTTCAGGCATCGGCGCGTGGATTTCGTCCCTCTGGTTTGTCGCTTATTTCATCTCGATCTGGCTGATTGGCGGCGGCCCCTTTAGTCAGACGTTGCTGGCGGGCCTCATTGCTCTGGTGGTGAGCTTAGTCGTCGGCTGGGTGCTGTCGTCAAAGCTCGTCCCCATTATTAATGAGCGAGGTCAGAAAGGCGGCGAAATCGTGGCCACGGTGCTCTCGTCGGCGGCTGCCGTCGCGTTGCTGTTCGTACTGCCGGGGATTCTGTTTCAATATTTGATTCCTCCAGTGGCGTGGGTGGTGGCGATCGCGGTGGCTGCCGGTTTGCTGGGGCTGGTGGTCTTTATCATTCCCCGTAGTTATCAGCTCACCTTTTGGGTCTTCGCTCTCGGGTTCATCATCACCTTTGCGATTTTGCGGTTAGTTCTGGGGTTTGTTGGCTTCTCGTTTGAACCTGTCAGCACCAACGACTGGGGCGGCTTGGTCCTCACCTTGCTGATGGCGGTCAGCGGTATCTCCCTCTGTTTCCCGCTGGGAGTCATCTTGGCGCTGGGTCGCCGCAGTAGCCTGCCTGTTGTGAAATGGATGTCGATCGCGTACATCGAACTGATTCGCGGCGTGCCGTTGATTGCCATTTTGTTCATGGGCCAGGTGATGATTCCCCTGTTTTTGCCCGAAGGGATGCGCCCCGACCGCGTACTCCGAGCCATCATTGGTCTGACCATCTTTAGTGCGGCTTACCTGGCCGAAAATGTGCGGGCCGGTTTGCAGGCGGTGCCCCGTGGCCAAGGCGAAGCGGCGGCTTCTCTGGGTTTGAACACCCCACTCACCTTGAGTCTGATTGTGTTGCCCCAGGCGCTGAAAACGGCGATTCCCGCCATTGTCGGTCAGTTCATTAGTTTGTTCCAAGATACGACGCTACTCGCGATCGTCGGCTTGGCCGAACTCTTGGGCATCAGCCGCTCGATTTTGGCGAACCCGAGTTATCTGGGCCGTTATGCCGAGGTGTATTTGTTTATCGGCATCATTTACTGGTTCTTTTGCTACGCCATGTCCCTCGGCAGTCGCAAAATTGAAGAGAAACTCAACACGGGTCACTAA
- a CDS encoding amino acid ABC transporter permease: MVSDASESKKFSLRQLLRDDRFWKVAFQVITVVVVAAILGYFVFNLNANLAQQGSSFGFGFLSSPAGFSIGESVIEYRPNDPYGKALVVGVVNTITLVIIGIILATTAGIAAGVASFSQNWLVHKISRAYVGLIRNVPLLLQLFFWYFAIYGLLPTPDAQINVGNLIIASNRGIYIPWPSASGAWAWLLVLIALAIAASFVWQWRIKKMVEQGDSGQQQLIILGVMALVGLGIFFFALGWAPPEVLDGGGATGGLRLSREYVASLTALVFYTGAFIAEIVRAGIQSVSKGQWEAARSLGLPSGLSMRLVVFPQALRVIIPPLNSEFMNLAKNSSLAFAVAYPELYSVANTTFNQTGRPIEVFVILMATYLIINLLITLGMNTLNQTVQFKER; encoded by the coding sequence ATGGTTAGCGACGCTAGCGAGTCGAAAAAATTCAGCCTGAGACAACTGCTACGCGACGATCGCTTCTGGAAAGTGGCCTTTCAGGTCATTACCGTGGTCGTCGTGGCGGCAATCTTGGGGTATTTCGTGTTCAACCTCAACGCCAACTTGGCGCAGCAGGGATCAAGTTTTGGATTTGGGTTTTTATCCAGTCCGGCTGGTTTTAGCATTGGCGAAAGTGTGATTGAATATCGCCCCAATGATCCCTACGGTAAGGCGTTAGTGGTGGGCGTGGTCAACACGATCACCCTGGTGATCATTGGCATCATATTGGCGACCACCGCAGGGATTGCCGCTGGTGTGGCGAGCTTTTCACAAAATTGGCTCGTGCATAAAATCAGCCGCGCCTACGTGGGTCTGATTCGTAACGTGCCGCTGCTCTTGCAATTATTCTTTTGGTACTTTGCAATTTACGGTTTATTGCCCACCCCAGACGCGCAAATTAATGTCGGCAATCTGATCATCGCGAGTAATCGAGGCATCTATATTCCTTGGCCGAGCGCTAGTGGCGCTTGGGCCTGGCTGCTGGTATTAATCGCTTTGGCGATCGCGGCCTCCTTTGTTTGGCAGTGGCGCATTAAGAAAATGGTTGAGCAGGGCGACTCGGGTCAGCAGCAGCTCATCATTCTGGGCGTCATGGCTTTGGTGGGCTTAGGCATTTTCTTCTTTGCTTTGGGCTGGGCGCCACCCGAGGTGCTAGATGGCGGCGGCGCAACTGGCGGCCTGCGCCTCTCGCGAGAATATGTGGCCTCGCTGACGGCGCTGGTGTTTTATACCGGGGCGTTTATTGCGGAAATTGTACGGGCCGGGATTCAGTCGGTATCGAAAGGCCAGTGGGAAGCGGCGCGATCGCTCGGCTTGCCCTCTGGCCTTTCCATGCGACTCGTGGTATTCCCCCAGGCGTTGCGAGTGATCATTCCCCCACTCAACAGCGAATTTATGAACCTGGCGAAGAACTCATCACTGGCCTTTGCCGTCGCCTATCCTGAGCTGTATTCCGTGGCGAATACCACCTTCAACCAGACGGGCCGACCGATTGAGGTCTTTGTCATTTTGATGGCGACTTATCTCATCATCAACCTCTTGATCACTTTGGGGATGAATACGCTGAACCAAACTGTGCAGTTTAAGGAGCGTTAA
- a CDS encoding efflux RND transporter periplasmic adaptor subunit — MKFPLVGKVRRPGLWLAGGVAAIALALGAITFVVRNREASYDLAALTVSAETTALTVRITASGTVEPVQTVNLSPKTSGILEQLLVEQGDAVIAGQLIAQMESQDVAAVVRQREAAVAEAQASLADVRRGSDAEAIAQAEAAVVASEATVQDLQAQLDLARSRLQRNQALAAQGAISANELDSFKQAVQSAEASVERAQAQVRESEERLADVRNEPRPEAIAQAEARLVQAQAQLQAAQVQLADTQIRAPFAGIVTQKFANEGAFVTPTTSASNATSATSTAIVAIASDLEIVAEIPEADIAKIRPGQPVEVIADAYPDQVFEGGVRLIAPEAIERQNVTLFQVRIELTTGQDLLRSNMNVTVAFIGDDLANALVVPTVAVVTQEGQAGVLVPGDRDRPRFRPVTLGTQAGNQIQIVEGLEEGDLVFVDLPPGETLENLTFGRDAASEEEP, encoded by the coding sequence ATGAAATTTCCCTTAGTGGGTAAAGTGCGCCGCCCGGGTCTTTGGCTGGCGGGCGGTGTGGCCGCGATCGCCCTGGCCTTAGGCGCGATTACCTTTGTGGTTCGCAATCGAGAAGCCAGCTATGACTTGGCGGCGCTGACCGTCTCGGCGGAAACGACGGCCCTCACGGTACGCATTACGGCCAGCGGTACGGTGGAGCCTGTGCAGACAGTAAACCTTAGCCCCAAAACGTCTGGCATTTTAGAGCAATTGCTGGTTGAGCAAGGGGATGCGGTCATTGCAGGACAGTTGATCGCGCAGATGGAAAGCCAGGATGTGGCGGCGGTAGTGCGCCAGCGCGAGGCGGCAGTCGCAGAAGCGCAGGCCAGTCTGGCCGATGTGCGGCGAGGGAGTGACGCGGAGGCGATCGCGCAAGCCGAAGCGGCAGTGGTCGCCTCCGAGGCCACCGTACAAGATTTGCAAGCCCAGCTAGATTTGGCGCGATCGCGGCTCCAGCGGAATCAAGCCCTGGCGGCCCAGGGGGCGATTTCGGCCAATGAGTTGGATAGCTTCAAACAAGCCGTGCAGAGTGCTGAAGCCAGCGTTGAACGCGCCCAGGCGCAGGTCCGGGAGAGTGAAGAACGCTTGGCTGATGTGCGTAACGAACCGCGCCCCGAAGCGATCGCCCAAGCGGAAGCTCGACTAGTCCAAGCCCAAGCCCAGCTACAGGCAGCGCAGGTGCAGCTGGCCGATACGCAAATTCGGGCACCCTTTGCGGGCATTGTCACCCAAAAGTTTGCCAATGAAGGGGCGTTTGTGACGCCGACGACTTCGGCCTCAAATGCCACTTCGGCGACCTCGACTGCGATTGTGGCGATCGCCAGCGATCTCGAAATTGTGGCCGAAATCCCAGAAGCTGACATTGCCAAGATTCGTCCGGGGCAACCGGTTGAAGTCATTGCTGATGCCTATCCCGATCAGGTCTTTGAGGGGGGCGTGCGGCTGATTGCCCCCGAAGCGATCGAGCGGCAAAATGTCACGCTTTTTCAGGTGCGCATTGAGCTGACCACCGGGCAGGATCTGTTGCGCTCGAACATGAATGTGACCGTGGCATTTATCGGCGATGATCTCGCCAATGCCCTCGTAGTGCCGACGGTGGCGGTGGTAACTCAAGAAGGACAAGCGGGCGTGTTAGTGCCCGGCGATCGCGATCGCCCCCGCTTTCGCCCGGTGACGCTGGGCACTCAGGCTGGCAACCAAATCCAGATAGTGGAGGGGCTTGAAGAAGGCGATCTTGTCTTCGTCGATTTGCCCCCGGGGGAAACGCTAGAAAATCTCACCTTTGGTCGTGATGCAGCGTCCGAAGAGGAGCCCTGA
- the cobS gene encoding adenosylcobinamide-GDP ribazoletransferase: protein MSVSRDQSDDREPSKPLLWGQQLLGAVTFYTQIPIPHHWLMRFEGIARFAPWVGIGIGMGLATIDWGLATLALPLATRCALLVALWLWVTGGLHLDGAMDTADGLAVPDPARRLDVMADSRAGAFGVMVAIVLLGLKTVCLMDLETGRWVAFALAAGWGRWGQVVAIARYPYLRETGKGALHKIHAHPTTDWLWGLVALLGISGLAGAIAPEIGLWLLEVTLCGGVIALAMGAWLQGQLGGHTGDTYGAIVEWTEVLVLGVMVGLQGWV, encoded by the coding sequence ATGTCGGTTTCAAGAGATCAGTCGGATGATCGGGAGCCGAGCAAACCCCTTCTATGGGGGCAGCAGTTGTTGGGGGCGGTGACTTTTTATACTCAGATTCCTATACCCCATCACTGGTTAATGCGATTTGAAGGCATTGCACGGTTTGCCCCCTGGGTCGGGATCGGCATTGGCATGGGGTTAGCCACGATTGACTGGGGGCTCGCCACGCTGGCGCTGCCGTTGGCAACGCGGTGCGCACTGCTGGTAGCGTTGTGGCTCTGGGTGACCGGCGGACTGCATTTAGATGGGGCGATGGATACGGCAGATGGGTTAGCTGTACCGGACCCCGCGCGTCGCTTAGACGTGATGGCAGATAGCCGAGCGGGAGCCTTTGGCGTCATGGTCGCGATTGTGCTGCTGGGGCTGAAAACAGTTTGTTTAATGGACTTAGAAACTGGGCGCTGGGTGGCGTTTGCCCTAGCGGCCGGTTGGGGGCGGTGGGGTCAGGTGGTGGCGATCGCTCGTTATCCCTACCTGCGTGAAACGGGCAAGGGAGCCCTGCATAAAATCCATGCTCACCCGACAACAGACTGGCTGTGGGGGCTGGTAGCGCTGTTGGGAATCTCTGGCCTGGCGGGGGCGATCGCCCCCGAGATCGGGTTATGGCTGCTGGAGGTCACGCTCTGCGGCGGCGTGATCGCCCTGGCTATGGGAGCCTGGCTGCAAGGACAACTGGGGGGACACACGGGCGATACCTATGGCGCGATCGTCGAGTGGACGGAGGTATTGGTGTTGGGGGTGATGGTAGGACTGCAAGGCTGGGTGTGA
- the tgt gene encoding tRNA guanosine(34) transglycosylase Tgt, translated as MKPFEYQVEATCQYTAARAGKFQTPHGIVETPRFMPVGTLANVKTVTPDQLQHTGAQMVLANTYHLHLQPGEALVEMAGGVHQFMGWHGPMLTDSGGFQVFSLSDIRTISEAGVQFKSPRDGRIINMTPEESIRIQNALGADVIMAFDECPPYPASREAVAVATDRTYRWLQRCIAAHQRPDQALFGIVQGGVYPDLRAQAAAALKELDLPGYAIGGVSVGEPPELIEKIVRATTPLLPPHKPRYLMGVGTHREMVQAIAAGMDLFDCVIPTRLARHGTAIVQGERWNLKNARFRQDLTPLDETCGCYTCRTFTRAYLCHLIHAHEILAHTLLSIHNITALVSFTQRIREAILSDRFVEEFGHWLSPETALSELA; from the coding sequence TTGAAGCCTTTTGAATATCAAGTAGAAGCCACCTGCCAGTACACCGCCGCCCGCGCAGGCAAGTTTCAAACTCCCCACGGCATCGTCGAAACGCCTCGGTTTATGCCTGTGGGTACCCTCGCCAATGTGAAAACCGTTACCCCCGATCAGCTGCAGCACACCGGGGCACAAATGGTATTGGCTAACACATATCATCTGCACCTGCAACCGGGCGAAGCTTTAGTGGAGATGGCTGGCGGGGTGCATCAATTTATGGGCTGGCATGGCCCCATGCTCACCGATTCCGGTGGCTTTCAGGTCTTTAGCCTCAGCGACATTCGCACCATTTCGGAGGCCGGGGTCCAGTTCAAATCGCCCCGTGATGGTCGCATTATCAACATGACGCCGGAGGAATCCATTCGCATCCAAAATGCTCTGGGCGCGGACGTGATTATGGCCTTTGACGAGTGTCCCCCCTATCCCGCCAGTCGCGAAGCAGTAGCAGTGGCGACCGATCGCACCTATCGCTGGCTACAACGCTGTATTGCCGCCCATCAACGCCCCGACCAAGCCCTCTTTGGCATTGTGCAGGGGGGCGTTTACCCTGACCTACGGGCCCAGGCTGCCGCCGCCTTAAAGGAATTAGACTTGCCGGGCTACGCCATTGGCGGAGTCAGTGTAGGGGAACCCCCGGAACTGATCGAAAAAATTGTCCGCGCGACGACGCCCTTGTTGCCGCCCCACAAGCCCCGCTATCTCATGGGCGTCGGCACCCATCGGGAAATGGTGCAGGCGATCGCCGCTGGCATGGACTTATTCGACTGCGTGATTCCCACCCGGTTGGCCCGTCACGGCACCGCGATCGTGCAGGGCGAGCGGTGGAACTTAAAAAATGCCCGCTTCCGCCAAGACCTGACCCCGTTGGACGAAACCTGTGGCTGCTACACCTGTCGCACTTTCACCCGCGCCTACCTGTGCCATCTCATCCACGCCCACGAAATCCTCGCCCACACGTTGCTGTCGATTCACAACATCACTGCGTTGGTCAGCTTTACCCAACGGATTCGGGAGGCCATTTTGAGCGATCGCTTCGTAGAAGAATTTGGCCACTGGCTCTCCCCTGAGACCGCCCTTTCGGAACTGGCCTAA
- the serS gene encoding serine--tRNA ligase encodes MLDLKTIRQNFDTVQATLNRRGGGYDLQTVIDLDQQQREIEGTRSQLQARSNEIGKAVGQKIREGADPKGPEVAALREEGNQVKAQLGELEPQERELKAQIEAILLGIPNLPSDTTPDGKDESENVEVRRWGDEYLPKDSAALKPHWEVGEAMGILNFERSAKIAQSRFVALMGVGAALERALITYMLDRHTQHGYTEVIPPYLVNTASLTASGQLPKFAEESFQCKNDDLWLSPTAEVPVTNLHRDEILTAEDLPFHYCSFTPCFRREAGSYGRDTRGLIRLHQFNKVEMYKFVRPETSEDEHQALVKDAEAILQGLKLPYRVIELCTGDLGFSANKTYDLEVWLPSSSTYREISSCSNCGDYQARRANIRFKESGKKGTQFVHTLNGSGLAIGRTMAAILENYQQPDGSVKVPEVLQPYMGREWL; translated from the coding sequence GTGCTGGATTTGAAAACGATTCGCCAAAATTTTGACACGGTGCAGGCCACCCTCAACCGTCGCGGGGGCGGCTACGATCTGCAGACCGTAATCGATTTAGATCAGCAACAGCGCGAGATCGAAGGCACGCGATCGCAACTGCAAGCCCGCAGCAACGAAATCGGCAAAGCCGTCGGCCAAAAAATTCGCGAAGGCGCTGACCCCAAAGGCCCAGAAGTCGCTGCTCTGCGAGAAGAAGGCAACCAAGTCAAAGCCCAACTCGGAGAGCTAGAACCCCAAGAGCGGGAACTCAAAGCCCAAATTGAAGCCATCCTCCTCGGCATTCCCAACCTACCCAGCGACACCACCCCCGATGGCAAAGACGAGTCGGAAAATGTGGAAGTGCGCCGCTGGGGCGATGAATATTTGCCCAAAGACAGCGCCGCCCTCAAGCCCCACTGGGAAGTGGGCGAGGCGATGGGCATTTTGAATTTTGAGCGATCGGCCAAAATTGCCCAAAGTCGGTTTGTGGCACTGATGGGCGTCGGGGCCGCGCTAGAGCGTGCCCTCATTACCTACATGCTCGATCGCCACACCCAACATGGCTATACCGAAGTCATCCCCCCCTACCTGGTCAACACCGCATCGCTCACCGCCTCAGGCCAACTCCCCAAATTTGCGGAAGAGAGTTTTCAGTGCAAAAACGACGATCTCTGGCTCTCTCCCACAGCAGAAGTCCCTGTCACCAATTTGCACCGCGACGAAATTTTAACCGCTGAAGATCTGCCCTTTCACTACTGCTCTTTCACCCCCTGCTTTCGCCGCGAGGCGGGCAGCTACGGACGGGACACTCGGGGACTCATCCGCCTGCACCAGTTCAACAAGGTCGAGATGTACAAGTTTGTGCGTCCCGAAACCTCCGAGGACGAACACCAGGCATTGGTCAAAGACGCCGAAGCCATTCTCCAAGGGTTGAAATTGCCCTATCGCGTGATCGAATTATGTACTGGCGACCTCGGCTTCTCGGCCAACAAAACCTATGACCTGGAAGTCTGGCTGCCCTCCTCAAGCACCTATCGCGAAATTTCCAGTTGCTCGAACTGTGGCGACTATCAAGCCCGGCGGGCCAACATCCGCTTTAAGGAATCCGGCAAGAAAGGCACGCAGTTTGTCCACACGTTGAACGGCTCCGGTCTCGCGATCGGGCGCACCATGGCCGCCATTTTGGAAAACTACCAACAGCCCGATGGCTCGGTGAAAGTGCCAGAAGTCCTACAGCCCTATATGGGCCGGGAATGGCTATAG
- the rseP gene encoding RIP metalloprotease RseP, with protein sequence MSVLAAIGVIALLVFVHESGHFLAARLQGIHVNRFSIGFGPILWKYQGPETEYAVRAIPLGGFVGFPDDDPDSEIPPQDPNLLKNRPILDRAIVISAGVIANLVFAYLVFVVQFASVGIPQSFTPEPGILIPQVVSESSPAAQAGIESGDVILSANGTDYGTDESAVKLFVDLIQTNPNQSIDLTIERDGQILDLTVTPELSPDNTAVIGVQLQRNGEFEYRRANNVFEVFTLAAREFQDMLLQTVQGFAMLITNFSQMAGQVAGPVKIVEQGAGLAASNAATLFPFTAIISINLAIINILPLPALDGGQLAFLLVEALRGKPLPDRVQENVMQTGLVLLLGLGVFLIVRDTSQLAIFQELLQ encoded by the coding sequence ATGTCCGTTTTGGCCGCGATCGGCGTCATCGCTCTGCTGGTATTTGTTCACGAATCTGGGCACTTCCTAGCCGCCCGACTGCAAGGCATTCACGTTAACCGCTTTTCCATCGGCTTTGGTCCCATTTTGTGGAAGTACCAAGGGCCAGAAACTGAATATGCCGTGCGGGCCATACCGTTAGGAGGCTTTGTCGGTTTCCCTGACGACGATCCGGATAGCGAGATTCCTCCTCAAGACCCCAATCTGCTGAAAAATCGGCCTATTTTGGATCGGGCGATTGTTATCAGCGCCGGTGTAATCGCCAACTTAGTGTTTGCTTATCTCGTATTTGTCGTCCAATTCGCATCAGTCGGCATTCCCCAGTCTTTTACCCCCGAACCTGGGATTCTGATTCCGCAGGTCGTGTCTGAATCCTCGCCTGCAGCCCAAGCAGGCATTGAATCAGGGGACGTGATTTTGTCCGCCAACGGCACCGACTATGGCACCGATGAAAGCGCTGTCAAATTGTTTGTTGATTTGATTCAAACCAATCCCAATCAGTCCATCGATTTAACCATTGAGCGTGATGGCCAGATTCTGGATCTCACCGTCACGCCAGAGTTAAGTCCTGACAACACCGCTGTCATTGGTGTGCAGTTACAACGCAACGGTGAGTTCGAGTATCGTCGTGCCAATAATGTGTTCGAAGTTTTCACCCTAGCGGCGAGAGAGTTTCAAGACATGCTCTTGCAGACGGTGCAGGGCTTTGCCATGCTCATCACCAATTTCTCGCAAATGGCTGGGCAAGTGGCAGGGCCAGTCAAAATTGTGGAGCAGGGAGCAGGCTTAGCGGCTTCCAATGCGGCGACGCTATTTCCGTTTACTGCCATCATCAGCATCAACTTGGCAATTATCAATATTCTGCCGTTACCCGCACTCGACGGCGGGCAACTCGCTTTTCTGTTGGTAGAAGCTTTGCGTGGTAAACCCTTACCCGATCGCGTTCAAGAAAACGTGATGCAGACTGGCTTAGTCTTACTGCTGGGTTTGGGCGTCTTCCTCATTGTGCGTGACACCTCACAGTTGGCAATTTTTCAGGAATTGCTCCAGTGA
- the nth gene encoding endonuclease III: MSSRRKLLPKKKRALEALSRLKQLYPDATCSLTYETPVQLLIATILSAQCTDERVNMVTPALFDRFPDAHAMAEADLAEIEQLVKSTGFYRNKAKNIQNACRKIVTDFGGEVPQTMEELTSLPGAARKTANVVLAHAFGINAGVTVDTHVKRLSRLMGFTKHTDPKKIEQDLMKLIPQVDWENWSIRLIYHGRAVCNARKPDCDRCQLADLCASAKLTPVPNDAEPSTTSAR, translated from the coding sequence GTGAGTTCCCGCCGAAAACTGTTGCCGAAGAAAAAGCGTGCTCTTGAAGCCTTGTCTCGGCTCAAACAGCTGTATCCAGACGCGACCTGTTCGCTTACCTATGAGACGCCTGTCCAGCTCCTAATTGCGACGATCTTGTCAGCGCAATGTACAGATGAGCGGGTCAACATGGTGACGCCGGCTTTGTTCGATCGGTTTCCCGATGCCCATGCCATGGCGGAAGCGGACTTGGCCGAGATTGAGCAATTGGTCAAATCGACAGGTTTTTACCGCAACAAGGCGAAAAACATTCAAAATGCCTGCCGCAAGATCGTCACTGATTTTGGCGGCGAAGTCCCCCAAACGATGGAAGAGTTGACGAGTCTACCCGGAGCAGCCCGTAAGACGGCCAATGTCGTTTTGGCTCATGCTTTTGGCATCAACGCCGGGGTCACAGTTGATACCCATGTGAAGCGTCTGAGCCGCTTGATGGGATTCACCAAGCACACCGACCCCAAAAAAATCGAGCAGGACTTGATGAAGTTGATTCCCCAAGTCGATTGGGAAAATTGGTCGATTCGGCTGATTTATCACGGTCGAGCTGTTTGCAATGCTCGCAAGCCGGACTGCGATCGCTGCCAACTGGCTGATTTATGCGCTTCCGCCAAACTCACTCCAGTTCCGAATGATGCGGAACCATCAACCACATCAGCTCGCTGA
- a CDS encoding nuclear transport factor 2 family protein: MTLTQTHSNSTQVSALQAEPLVERYFTSFNAGDFDATAALFAADGTLNPPFESPIVGNAAIARYLKAEAEGMQAYPESLEVEKLDAGCRRVVVKGRVKAIVFKVNVAWIFEINENEQIYFVRVKLLASMQELLTLRS; this comes from the coding sequence ATGACCCTTACCCAAACCCATTCCAACTCAACTCAAGTCAGCGCTTTGCAGGCTGAGCCGTTGGTTGAGCGCTACTTTACTAGCTTCAACGCGGGCGATTTTGACGCGACGGCAGCCCTGTTTGCCGCTGATGGCACGTTGAATCCGCCCTTTGAGTCACCGATTGTCGGTAATGCCGCGATCGCTCGCTATCTCAAAGCCGAAGCCGAAGGGATGCAAGCCTATCCAGAATCCCTCGAAGTCGAGAAATTAGACGCGGGCTGCCGTCGGGTTGTCGTCAAAGGTCGAGTGAAGGCGATAGTTTTTAAGGTCAACGTAGCCTGGATTTTTGAGATCAACGAAAATGAGCAAATTTACTTTGTTCGGGTAAAACTGCTCGCCTCGATGCAAGAGTTACTCACTTTACGCTCTTGA